In Drosophila nasuta strain 15112-1781.00 chromosome 2R, ASM2355853v1, whole genome shotgun sequence, a single genomic region encodes these proteins:
- the LOC132787749 gene encoding probable ATP-dependent RNA helicase DDX43, with protein sequence MSSLDWDESSYMDHQMPPMRIDKSHPFYTPNDSSRGHRNNNYSSPYERRSNGQYDDQSRGHRGHKDDYSRRSSDASKYSESLDISEDMVGRVIGRSGSNITRIQNEFEVRIQVFKTELKVEISGNSKNNVADAMHHLRKQLHDNGNRGRSDRDYNRSGGGQRNNNYEFRAPEPPAEIPLSGDLTGTIDWAALNKASEAAQAARWAKCPPLTKDFYKESAEVANLPAEQVQRMRQESNNITVSHVFEAKEGDTLPPIPNPVWRFEQCFEQYPDLLDEIKKQGFEKPSPIQSQAWPILLKGHDMIGIAQTGTGKTLAFLLPGMIHTEYQSTPRGTRGGANVLVLAPTRELALQIEMEVKKYSFRDMRAVCVYGGGSRQMQISDVERGAEIIICTPGRLNDLVQAGVIKVSTITYLVLDEADRMLDMGFEPQIRKVLLDIRPDRQTIMTSATWPPGVRRLAQSYMRNPIQVCVGSLDLAATHSVQQVIELLEDDQDKFQTLKAFVKNMKNDDKIIVFCGRKARADDLSSDLSLGGFNTQCIHGNREQSDREQAIADIKSGMVRILVATDVASRGLDIEDITHVINYDFPRNIEEYVHRVGRTGRAGRKGTSISFITREDWGMTKELIAILEEANQEVPEKLRDMAQRFSAMKERRAAEGGGGGRGFRDGGRGSGGGGRRDRY encoded by the exons atgtcTTCGCTGGACTGGGATGAATCCAGCTATATGGACCACCAAATGCCACCAATGCGCATCGATAAGTCGCATCCTTTTTACACTCCAAACGATTCCTCACGTGGCCATCGCAACAATAACTATAGTTCACCCTATGAACGTCGCTCCAATGGGCAATACGATGATCAATCTCGTGGTCATCGTGGCCACAAAGATGATTATTCGCGCAGAAGCAGTGATGCAAGCAAGTATTCGGAATCCTTGGATATCAGCGAAGATATGGTGGGTCGCGTCATTGGACGCAGTGGCTCCAATATCACACGCATTCAGAACGAGTTCGAGGTGCGTATTCAAGTCTTCAAGACTGAGCTGAAGGTTGAGATCAGCGGGAATTCTAAGAACAATGTGGCGGATGCAATGCATCATTTGCGTAAGCAACTCCATGATAATGGCAACCGTGGGCGCTCCGACCGTGACTATAACAGATCTGGAGGTGGAcaacgcaacaacaattacGAGTTTCGAGCTCCCGAACCGCCAGCTGAAATACCGCTAAGCGGCGACTTGACGGGCACCATTGATTGGGCTGCGCTAAACAAGGCTTCG GAAGCGGCTCAGGCAGCTCGCTGGGCCAAATGTCCACCGCTTACCAAAGACTTTTACAAGGAGTCCGCTGAGGTTGCCAATTTGCCGGCAGAGCAAGTGCAGCGCATGCGCcaagagagcaacaacattaCGGTTTCGCATGTGTTTGAGGCTAAAGAGGGCGACACTTTGCCCCCCATTCCAAATCCGGTTTGGCGTTTCGAACAGTGCTTTGAACAGTATCCCGATTTGTTAGACGAAATCAAGAAGCAGGGCTTCGAGAAGCCATCGCCCATTCAGTCGCAGGCTTGGCCCATTCTTCTGAAGGGTCACGACATGATTGGCATTGCCCAGACGGGCACGGGCAAGACGTTGGCGTTTCTGTTGCCCGGCATGATTCACACCGAGTACCAGAGCACACCGCGTGGCACTCGAGGAGGTGCCAATGTCCTCGTGCTGGCTCCCACTCGTGAACTGGCGCTCCAGATCGAAATGGAAGTGAAGAAGTACTCTTTTCGCGACATGAGAGC AGTTTGTGTTTATGGCGGCGGCAGTCGTCAGATGCAGATATCGGATGTGGAACGCGGCGCTGAGATTATTATTTGTACGCCAGGTCGTCTCAACGATCTGGTGCAAGCTGGTGTTATCAAGGTGTCGACCATAACGTATCTGGTGCTCGACGAAGCCGATCGTATGTTGGATATGGGCTTTGAACCGCAGATACGTAAAGTGCTGCTCGACATACGTCCCGATCGTCAGACCATTATGACATCTGCCACCTGGCCGCCAGGAGTGCGCCGTCTTGCCCAGAGTTATATGCGTAATCCGATTCAAGTGTGCGTCGGTTCCTTGGACTTAGCTGCCACACACTCGGTGCAGCAGGTAATTGAATTGCTGGAGGACGATCAAGACAAATTCCAGACGCTCAAAGCATTTGTGAAGAACATGAAGAATGACGACAAGATCATAGTGTTTTGTGGCCGCAAAGCCCGTGCCGATGATCTGTCCAGTGATCTGTCATTGGGTGGCTTCAACACTCAGTGCATTCACGGCAATCGCGAGCAAAGCGATCGCGAACAGGCTATAGCTGACATTAAGTCGGGAATGGTGCGCATTCTAGTGGCCACCGATGTGGCATCCCGTGGCCTAGACATAGAGGACATCAC ACACgttattaattatgattttccGCGCAACATTGAAGAGTATGTGCATCGCGTAGGACGCACTGGAAGAGCAGGGCGCAAAGGCACCTCGATAAGTTTTATTACACGCGAGGATTGGGGAATGACAAAGGAGTTGATTGCCATTCTGGAGGAAGCCAATCAAGAGGTGCCTGAAAAACTGCGCGACATGGCGCAGCGTTTTTCTGCAATGAAGGAGCGTCGCGCTGCCGAAGGAGGCGGCGGAGGTCGTGGTTTTCGTGATGGAGGACGTGGTAGTGGAGGAGGCGGTCGTCGTGATCGCTATTAA
- the LOC132787752 gene encoding pre-mRNA-splicing factor ISY1 homolog produces the protein MARNAEKAMTTLARWRAAKEVESGEKERRPYLASECSDLPKCEKFRLEIIREISKKVAQIQNAGLGEFRIRDLNDEINKLLREKRHWENQISSLGGPHYRRYGPKMFDAEGREVPGNRGYKYFGAAKDLPGVRELFEQDPPPPPRKTRGELMKDIDAEYYGYRDDEDGVLIPLEEKIERAALQKAVQEWRDKMARDGRIIPDDDEEDDDIYPLSGPAREAAEDAKSRAAENPDPLGLLAPRFTAHVPVPTQQDVQEALLQKRKLELLQKYTVDATN, from the exons atg GCACGAAATGCGGAAAAGGCAAT GACAACGTTGGCGCGATGGCGAGCGGCCAAAGAAGTCGAGTCAGGTGAAAAGGAACGCCGGCCTTACTTGGCCTCGGAGTGCAGTGATCTGCCCAAATGTGAAAAGTTTCGCTTAGAAATCATTCGTGAAATATCCAAGAAAGTAGCACAGATACAAAATG CCGGTTTGGGAGAATTTCGCATACGTGATCTCAACGATGAAATCAACAAACTGCTGCGCGAGAAACGTCACTGGGAGAATCAGATATCCTCCCTCGGCGGTCCGCACTATCGACGATATGGTCCAAAGATGTTCGACGCAGAAGGACGCGAGGTTCCGGGCAATCGTGGCTACAAATACTTTGGAGCGGCCAAAGATTTGCCTGGTGTGCGAGAGCTCTTCGAACAAGatccgccgccaccgccacgcAAAACACGTGGCGAACTGATGAAAGACATTGATGCCGAGTATTATGGCTACCGAGATGACGAGGATGGCGTGTTGATTCCACTCGAAGAGAAGATCGAAAGAGCTGCGCTACAAAAAGCTGTGCAGGAATGGCGCGACAAAATGGCACGCGATGGACGCATTATtcccgacgacgacgaagaggACGATGATATCTACCCACTATCAGGACCAGCACGTGAAGCTGCCGAGGATGCCAAATCCCGAGCCGCAGAAAATCCAGATCCATTGGGTTTGTTGGCGCCACGATTCACTGCCCATGTGCCAGTGCCCACGCAGCAGGATGTCCAAGAAGCACTACTGCAAAAACGTAAATTAGAGTTACTGCAAAAGTACACAGTCGATGCAACAAACTGA